Within the Molothrus aeneus isolate 106 chromosome 1, BPBGC_Maene_1.0, whole genome shotgun sequence genome, the region CGGGTGGGGAGGGAATGTGGGCACCACTCCAAGGTGGCACCTCTGTGTGGCACGTCCAGGATggatgggctgtgccaggctggaggtTCTGTGCCATGTCACCCTCAGCTCCGCGGTGACACTGTGCACGACgtgctgtgccagcctcacCTCCACACTGTGACCCTTGGTGACACCATGGGCAGGGTCTCCCCGGGCGGTGTCCAGCTGGACAGACCCACAGGCACCGTGAGGGAGGATCCCAGTGAGGAGCAGACGGGTTCCAGGTCCCACCAGCCCGGGCTGGACTCCCTCcttggctgccccagcccactCCGTGTGTCCCTGCATTCCCTCCTCGCTGACTGCCtccaagggcagctggggatggggggTGGCCTGGCCCATCCTGCAGTGCCCCTTCTGCCCTGCCTCACCCACGGCACTGCATCGCTCTGGGATCCCCAATCCCCTCCAACATCCCTGTCCCTACACAGCCGTTTCTTCTCCTCATACACAAACACAGATCCTCTCCTGCCACAGTGATGCccatcccactgcagctccctttccctccctcccatcccacgGGAAGCTtatgcccagctctgcccatgcCAGGACATCCCACCTGCCCTCGGGGTTTGCTCAGACATCAGCATCTCCTCTCTGCCCCAccagcacatccctgtcctCATCCCACCCTTTCCATTGCAGTGTCCACGTTCCCAGTGCTTTATCCACGCCTTTACCTGTCCTAGAGCTCCTGTCCTCATCCCACCCTTTCCATTGCAGTGTCCACGTTCCCAGTGCTTTATCCATGCCTTTACCTGTCCTAGAGctcctgtcctgtgctggaagGGGCCGGCAGAGACCAGCCCTGCCGGTTCGTTGCAGCAGTTTGTGGCAGGtgatggaaatgctgcagccagggggAGATCTGAGGATCCCACACCGATGAGCCGCCCGCCGTGCCCGCCGGGATCGGCTGCCGGCTCCCGCCACCGCTCCTCGGCTCTTAATCTCCCCAGCAAGCCGAGAATTAATTATGCAGCGGCTCCCAGGACGCCTCGGAACATCCGCGCCCGCGGGGCTTTGGCTGCCCCGGCCCCGAGGTGCCGCACCCTTCACGCCGGGGGTGATGGATGGATTCGTGCCCTCTGTCCAGGGAACCCCGAGCGCTGGCACGGGGCTGAATCCGAGCCCGGGAGAGATCGGTTCCTGCTGGAAGCAAGAGGGAGCCACGAGGGGAGGGTGGTGGGAGtgctggggtccctggggacagaTCCCTGTGCCATGCTCCATGCCAGGGGATGGCCACAGCCACCTGACCTTGCCCAAGCCACTGGGACGGTGGCACCGGTTCTCCTGCAGGCAGATGGAAACTGGCAGTTGGGAGGGATAACCCTGGGGtgtttcaccccaaatcccagcctgggcagctccactGAAGGAGCCTGTCGGAGCAGGAGTGGCTGGGAGCCACCACGCCATGGGCAGCCACCTTGTTTGGGGGGACCttatggggacagggatggagcaaaccctggagcagcccaggcaccTCCACCAGACATCCCCGggtgccccagctgctcccaaacgTGTCCAGGGTGGCGGGATGAGCTGCACCCCTGgcctggcagaggcaggaaggTGCCTGGAGAGGGTGACAAGGGGGAACCAGGCACCCAGCACCCCCGGGTGATGCTCAGAGGGGACCCTGTGGAAGCAGGGGCTGAATCCCTGTCGGGAGACATGAATGGCCACGTTGGGAGATCGCAGGCACCGGCAAGAGgcttaactttaaaaaaaaaaaaggtttatttatttcaagatcttactttttttttttcctccttttttgttgtttttaccTGTATTTCAAAAAAAGTGGGGCAAAAGTACAAAAAAAGTCAGTTGCGGAACGGCAAAGGTTTAGAAATCACAGCGCGGAACGAACCCAAGCGAGAAACACGGAGCACGAACCAAACACCCCCACGACACGGCCGAATTattactggaattttttttttgttttcctcggTACAAAACACACCAAAGCATGCCACGGAGCGGGAGGGACGCGGGGCGGGAGGAGAGGCTGCGGGAGGGGGGAGCCTGAGcccggctccggccccgccgccgccccggcgccgccgctcACGTCAGGTTGTTCTGGAGGCAGTTCAGCTCCCCCACGTCCTGCTCCCCTTTGCCGCCCTCGTGCTTGGGCGACGTCGAGTTGTGGATGTTGAACGGCTCCTCGTCCTTCAGGCAGGATTTCAGCGAGTCCTGCAGCTTGTGGGGAGCGCTGGGATCGTCCTGCAGGAGAGAGGGGGGTCAGGGCAGGGCCGGGATGGGGCGAGACCCAGTGAGGGCACCCATGTCCCACTGACCCCTTGCAGCAAGCCACTGGGGGACaaatgtcccctcccagctcagaggGCGGCACGGGGGGCCCGCGGCGCTCGCAGCACGGGGACAGGGCCCGACCCCCCCGCGGTGACGCCgtcccccagcagagccccccacCTCGGCTCCCGAAGCgctcaggagctgtgccagcctggagccCGTGCCAGCCGCCGGCGCATCATCCCCCGGCCATCCGCCcaccgttcccgttcccgttcccgttcccttCGCCTCGTCCCCGCGACGAGCAGCCACTCCCGGCGCTTGGCAggagcccagaggggctggctTTATTGCGGTTCCTCAGCGTACAGCCCGTGCCCCCGCGCCGCTGGCAAAGCCGGGCACGCCTCTTCCCGACGTCCCCCCGCTGCAGCATCCTCCGCTCCGGGGCCTGGCCCGCACCCCGGCAGGAGCGGCCccgccggcaccggcaccggcaccgggccCCGGCTGTGGGCGGCGGCTGTGCCCGCACGGTCCcgctgtgggcagggcagggcagggcagggcagggggagcctgccaggccgggccgggccgggccgtggtGGTTCCGGTGCTGCCGGTGCCACGCGGAGAGCGGCAGACGGACGGGGACACCCCAGGGCCGgcgtgacacagggacaggatccCCATCTCCTGGGCAGTGACATCCGGCCAGTCCGGAGCTGGTGCCATTGGCTGCAggatccccaaaaacccctttCCGGGGGGGTGCTGACCCTGCTGACCCCTCCTCATCCTCGCAGTGCTGCTGCGTCCCAGGCACCGCGTGCCGAGCCCTCCAGCTCCGGAGGGGACGGGGGATGTGCCGGGGAGCGGCACCGAGCTCATCCCGAGGTGCATCCTCTCGGCAGCGGGGAGGGAGCCGGCCCCggagcctcctgccagggcGGCTAGGGCTGCTAAAGGCGGTCGGAAGACGGGGAACACCGGCCGTGGGTGGGGGAAGGCTAAAGGGACCTACGCTCCTCCTCCGGCTCCGCAAAGCCCTTCGCTTCTCTCTGTTCCGAGTCGAAAGACAGCAGGTTGGAGCGGGATCCCGGGGACGCCGGGGGTGCACCCCAACCGTGGCACCAGTGTCATCCTCCAGCACCCGCGGCCATCCACTGCTCCTGCCCGGCGATGCCACAGCCAGGGAGCATCGCctgccccgctgtcccctccctgaaCACCGGCACAGCCACCCCCGCCACCCCCACACGGAGCCAAAGCCATCGGGAGCTCGGGACGGTGGCTCCCGGGGAGCCACACAGGCAGGAGGGGAcggggaagggacaggggggTGACACTGCCCCCCTGCCTGGCCTCAGACCAGTCTAGCTCAGTGGGGACCGAGGGAACAGAGCTGTGACCAtggcaggatggggacaggagggcagCGCTGGGATCGTGGAGGGGTCAGAGGTCAccagacagagggacagggatgggacaggaagAGGGACACACAGCTCCTTACGTTTGGGTGGGAGCCCTCGGCGATGGTGGACAGGGAGAAGTTGTCGTTGTGCAGCTCGGACGGGGTGCGGTATCTGCggggccaggagagcagggtgaGAGCAGGAcccccccgcagccccgcccgCCTTTTGGGGTGACCCTGCTGTTGGGGGGGTTAAttgttcccagcactgcaggtctGGGGGGGTAAATGTCCCCAGGGATGGACGTCTGGGCTAAATACCCCAGATCTAAGGGCTTTGGAGGGATAAAtcttccccagcctgggggtttggggatttgtaCCCTCAGATCTAAGGGCTTTGGAGGGATAAATCTTCCCCGgtctgggggtttggggatttgtaCCCCCAGATCTAAGGGCTTTGGAGGGATAAATcgtccctgctctgggggtttggggttttgtaaCCCCATCTCTGAGGATTTGGGGAGCTAAATGCCTCCAAGTCTGGGGGGCTTGGGGACTCAGTACACCCAGAGATGGAGGTCTACGGGCTTAAATGTCTTGAACTCTGGAGGTTTGGGGACTAAATGTCCCCAGGGATTGAGCTGGGGCTAAAGGAGCCCATTGTGACATTTTGGGGGGCTCGGTGCCCCCAGatctgggggtttggggatagctgggctctgggcaggagagCGGGAAGGGcagcccggggcagggctggagaggcagacCCGGGAACTGGCACGGAGCCTCCCTGCTAATTACACTTGGCATTTCCAAACACTAATTAACAGCTCATTAGAGACCGGGCTGGGAaggctccctcctccctgctccaggagctggccAGCAgtggccggggcgggggggtgaccccaaacccttccccgtcaccccccagccctgtccccaggcggACCGTCCCCGATGGCCGCCCAGCCGCTGTCCCAGCGCGCAGCGAAGCAGATTAACTGGTGCCAGTCAGGAGCGGCTTTAAGGGATTAACCGCGGAGCAGGAGCCGCGGCCACGGCCCCCGCCCCCGGCAGCTCTCCCACCCACCGTGCCCGCGTCCCCCGCGGCACCGGCGGTCCCGGTGacgccagcagggcaggggtgttGGGGCGGCCCGGGGGTGTCCCCGTCACTCACTTGGTCTTGCGCAGTTTGCTGTTCTCCGTCTTGAGCAGGTAGAGCTTCTTGGCGAAGAACACGGTGAGcatgaagagcagcagcaccacgaGCGCGGCCGAGCCCACGGCCACGCACATCACCTGGAAGTCGGTGACGATGGACTCGCAGCGCGTGCCCTTGTGCCACGTGTAGTCCTGCGTGTTGCACCTGCCGGGGGACGCGCTCAGAGGCATCCCCCGCCCCAAAACGCATCCCCCGCCCCAAAACGCGCCCAGAGCATCCTCGGGGGATGCGGTGTTTGTACCTGCGGGGGTTGCGGGGGTCTGAGGGGGATGGGATGAGCGGGTGACACACGAGGGGGGTGACACCGAGCgagatggggacactgggacatgCTGGGAGCGGGGTCGGGGTCTCCCAGACGGCGCTGGCGCCCCGCACCAGCGGCTCCGAGCCCcagcggcggcgggagcggggagGGGTCCCCCGCGTCCCCCCGGGCTCGGTGCCAGCCGCGGGGCACGCCCGGTGCGGGCGGCACAGCCGGCGTCGCCTCCCGGCGCAATCTGCCGGGCCCGATTAGCGCGGCCGCCCCGAAGGCTCGGCCCTGACCTAATTCCTGGGCAGCGGCCGCCCGGGGGCAGGGAAACCCCCCTGCATCCCGGGAATGGGGCTGCGGGGCACCCAGAGCCCGGGAACGGCCTGCCGAGGGGGTGGAAAAGGTTCGGAATGGAATGAAAAAGGATGGAAGGACTGGGAATGGGGTGTCAGGGGCATGGagagcccagggatggagcacagagaagggagagcccagggatggagcacagaGAAGGGAGAGCCCAGGGATGAGGAGCATGGAGGATGGAGAGCCTGGGAATGGAGCACAGAGAATGGAAAGCTCAGGGATGAGGAGCACAGAGAAGGGAGAGCTCAGGGATGAGGAGCACAGAGGATGGAGAGCCTGGGAATGGAGTGCGTGGAGAGGGAGACTGCAAGGATGGGGTGCATGGAGGATGGAGAGATGGGGAGTGGGGCACACAATGGATGGAAACACTGAGAATGCCAGgccaggaggatggagagcccAGGGATGAGGTACTGGGGGTGGGACAGACCAGGAATGGGGTGAAAGGGGTGGAGAGGCCAGGATTGGGTTGCAGGAGATGGAAGCACTGGGAATAGGGTGCATGGGTGGTGGAGAGCCCAGGGATGGAATGCATGGAGTATGGAGAGACTGGGAGTGGGGATGCACAAGGGCTGGaaggactgggaatgggatacATGGGAATGGAGAGCCTGGCCATGGGGTGCAGGGGATGGtgagcccagggatggggtgcAGGGCATGGGAACACTGGGCATGGGGTGCAGGGGATGGtgagcccagggatggggtgcaggggatggtgagcccagggatggtgagcagggatggagagccccaggatggtgagcccagggatggtgagcagggatggagagccccaggatggtgagcccagggatggagagCCCCAGGATGGTGAGCCCAGGATGGtgagcccagggatggggtgcAGGAATGGTGAGTCCAGGATGGAATCTAGGGATAGtgagcccagggatggagaacCCCGGGATGGTGAGCCCAGGGATGGTGAGCCCAGGGATGGTGAGCCCAGGGATGGCGacccccacagcccagcccagcagggcccgTTCCTTACCGGCAGAAGGCCCCGTGGCTCTCCACCAGGTAGCACTGGCCGCCGTTGTGGCAGTAGCTGGGGACGAGGTCGCAGAGGGAGCGGCAGGAGCTGTTGTGCCGCACGTACCCGCTCCGGCACTCGGAGCCGTTCTCGGGCGGGCCCCGCTCCCCCGGCCGCGGCCAGGCCGTGGGGCCGCCCCCGGGCagcccgggcggcggcggcggggccgcggcgcgGTGCCCGGTGGGCCGGGGGtcccgcggggcgggcgcggccgaGGCGGGCGGCCGGTAGCCGTTCTCGTCCTCCAGCCCGCcgtcttcctcctcctcctcttcctcctcgtCCTCCAGCTCGTCCTCGTCGTCCCCGTCGGCGTAGAAGGAGGTGGTGGGGTAGAAATCGGCGTCGTCGAAGGGCGTGAAGTCGTCGTAGAGCTCGTGCAGGGCCCAGGGCGTGGCCGCCCCCTCGGgctcccgccgccgcgccgagcccgccgcgccccggccGCCCCCGGGGAAGCCCCCCAGTCCCTCGCCCCCCTCGAACAGGTCGTAGTAATCGACGTCGATGATCTCGGAGCCCGTGCGGTCGGCCGGGGGCTTGGGCGGGCCCGTGGCGGCGGTGAcgggctcctgcagccacgTCAGGTCGGTCCAGCCGCGGGCCCCCtgcgccggggccgggctggagGCGGCGGCCCAGAGCTCCGGGGCACCCCCCGAGTCCCCCCCGGCGGCGGCCACGGGGCCGGGCTCGCCCAGCACGGGGGTGCGCGGCGCGGCCGAGCCCCCGGCCGCCAGCAGCAGGTCGGATTCGGCGGAGTCGGTGGCGAGCTGGGGCCCGGGGGGGCTCGGCAGCGCGGCCGGGAGCCCCCCGAAGCcccccggggcgggcggggagccCGGCGTGGGTCGGTCACCGCTGCCCGGCTCCTCGGGGCTGCCCAGCGCCACCGGCACCGTGCCCCCGTCCCCGGGCCAGGTGACGGCTCGGGGGGGCACGGCGCTGGCCTCGCCCTCCCCGGCGCACCCCGGGCACCCCTCGGGCACGGCCGAGGGCTCCGTGGTGGCCGTGCCCCCCCCGGGGGGCTCTAGCTGGGGTCCTGCCGCTGCCCCCCCGGCGCTCGTGCTGTTGCTGGGTGCCCCCGGGGGGTCTCCGCTCGCCAGGTCCCATTTCGGGGGGCTGCTCTCCAACGAGCCCTCCCAGGCTCTCCCCTCGCCAGCGCTGGAGTTTTGGGGGGGCCACGCGGATGCTGGGGAGggcaaggagagaaagaggtGTCAGAGGTGCCCCCGCACCCCTGTGAGGACGTGGCAGCCTGGGGGGGGGGAGTCCAACAGGTCCCCCACCTGCTCCACCTTGCACCCACCTGGATGCATGACAAGGACCTGGGGGGCAGGCGGGGCTGCACCCCGAATCCTTGAGTCTCTCTCGGGGGACTGATGGGGTGAACCCCACAGAagcccccagctctgtgggTGCCCTCACACCCAACTCTGTGACGCCCCCCTTCAGCACAGCCCCCCCAACACGAGCTGCCCCCGTTCCTGCCCCCTCAGCTGCCCTTCAAGGGGATCCAGCCTCCTGCAAAGGGATCCAGTCCTCCCCCAAATGGATCCAGCCCCACTGCAAGGGCAGCCAGCCCTCCCCAGAAGGAATCGGCCCCCCAAAAGGGGATCCAGCCCCCTCCCCCGGTAGATCCAGCCCTCCTGTGGTTCTCGTGAGTGCACTCCACACACACAgcgggctgcagctccctgcgaTGGGATGCAGCCCGGTTCCCGCCCCATCTCTGCGAGGGGATCCAGCCCCTCCGGCTGCTGCGGCTGCAGCCGCTACACACAACGGGATCGGCCCCTGCGGCGGGATCAGCCCCTCTGCAATGGAATCCGGCCCCTTCCGAGGGCATCAGCCCTCTCCGCCGCCTGCCTGTCCATCCGGACACACAGCAGCATCCAGCCCTCCCCACGCCGGGATCCAGCCCCCTGCAAGCGGATCCAGCCCTCCTCCGGTTCCTGCGAGTGCACCCCATACACAGCCCCGATCCCGCCCCTGCAAGGGGATCCGGCTCCCTGCAGGGGGATCCGGCCCCTTTCCAAGGGTATCCGACTCCCCCTGCAATGGAATCCAGCCCCCTGCAAGGGGACCCACCCCCCTCCGGCTCCTGCAAGTGCGCCCCAAAATCCCGAGAGGATCCAGCCCCTGCAAGGGAATCCGCTCCCTCCTGCAcggggctccagcccttccctggctcctgcagatgCTCCCCCTGCACGCACGGGGATCCAGCCCTGCCGCAAGGGATCCGGCCCCGGCAGGGGgatccagcccttcctgcaaGGGGACCCAACCCCACGCACGGAATCCGGCCCCGGCCGGGGGATCCCGCCCGCCCTGCAGGGAgatccagcccttccctgctcctgcagatgCCCCCCCTCCCCATGAAGGGATCCAGCCCCCGCCCGGGGGATCCACCTTcccccggcagcagcagcgggatCCGGCCCCGGCCGGGGGATCCACCTTcccccggcagcagcagcgggatCCGGCCCCGGCCGGGGgatcccccccacccccccagcccgcagcccccgcccgGACCGCAGCCCCCCCACCCGGGGGATCCCCCCCGCCCCGGGATCCGCCCCCCCGCGCCCGTGCCGTGTGTCCCCGGTCCCGGTACGCACCGAGGGCGCCGCCGAtcgccagcagcagggccagggcgcggggggcgcggggggcgcggggggccaTGGCGGCATGGAGGGACCCCGGCTCCGCCACGGGGCCGGCACCGGCAGCGgctccgcccgccccgctccgaGCGAGCCGCGCCGAGCCGAGCGGAGCCGCGCCGAGCcggggggccgggccgggcggcgggggcgggacCGCGGacgcggcggcggctccgggcaCGGGCACGGCACCCCCCCGGCACCccgcgggcagcgccggggggcgcaccccgggacccccagcATCGGGGGGGACACAGCCCGGCACCCCAATATCGGGGGGACACACCCGGGCACCCCCAGCATcgggagcacacacagcccgGCACCCCAGTATCGGGGGGGACACAGCCCGGTACCCTCAGTATTGGGGGGACACAGCCCGGTACCCCCAAGTATcggggggacacagcccagtACCCCCCAGCATCGGGGGGGACACAGCCCGGTACCCCCCAGCATCggggggggacacagcccgGCACCCCCAAGAGCGACATCACCGgagggggacaccgggggacacATCCCGACAGCCCCCACCACCGAGGGACacacaccctgccatgggcatcCTCTGGGGGCACCGGGGGGCACATCCCGGCACTCCCAGCACCGGGGAAccccccccggcagcccccagCCATCCTCGGGGAGGGACACCGGGGGACACATCccggcagcagcatccctggggcaggggacacagagggcaCACCCCGGCACCGCTGTCCCaggggggacaccagggacacatCCCGGCACCCCCGCACCGGCACTCCTGGAGCAGGACACCGGGGACACGTCCCGgcccccccagcacagggggagccTATCCCGGCCCCCCAGCGCCGTCATCGCTCTCTGACCCCCAAACTGCTCCTGCATGGGGCAGGGACCCCCccgcaccggcaccggcaccgggatCCCCTCCCGGCACCCCACCGGCCCCGggtggggctgtgcccccccagcagagcccccgtGCCGGGTTGGACCCTCCTGTCCCCCGGCCCTGGCATTGCTGGCCAGTGCCAGACCGGTCCAGATGCCACCAGCTGCCACCACGGCCGCTGTCACCGCTGGCCCGTccccgggggcaccgggggctggctccctccatgggcaggggggcagggcgctgctccagcccctggcccagcGCCAGAGGCAGCGTCCGGATGAGGCCGGGGAGGAGccgggacaggagcagggcccGGAGCCCCCGGCAGAGCCCCCCGGTGCCACCGGCGCAGGGCGGGGACAGCgcccggggacagcccgggccgctctggggacagagcccGGGCCCCgcggctgctcctgggctgtccctgcgcCGCGGGCTCCATGGAGACCTGCCAAGGTCACCGAGcgtccttggacacctccaccTGCAGCACCGCAGGAATGTGACCGTCATGGCTGCTCCACAGCCCGCATCCCAGCCCGGGAATCCCACACCCTGCACCAGGCATCCTGCCCTGGGCATCCCAAACCCTGTGCTGGGcatcccagatcccaaatcctgcatcCCACATCCCAAATCTCACATCCCATATCCCAAATCCCGCATCTCATATCCTGAATCCTGCTTCCCACATCCAAAATCCTGCACCCTagatcccaaatcctgcatcccacatcccaaatcctgcatcCCACATCCCAAATCTTCCATCCCACCTCGGGTGTCCCCCATCAGACATCCTTTACCCCACACCCCACACCAGTGTAGGatgccagggcagtgctgggggctccCAGGGACCCCATCCAGAGTGCCCCAGTCCCACATGGGaccccctggtgtccccctgcccctctgggccgtgtgtgtggggctgggctggggggctgggctgggaatggggtcCCCTCTCCCCCAGCAGTGGCTCCTGGCCAGACTCCTGCTGGGAACAAGCCCCGCTCTGTCCCCCGCTCTCAAAGGGGATTGAAGGGGCTGCACCTGCTTTGCATTCCCCAGGCTTCCGCCTCTGGATGCGTTTCCAAGGGGACCGGCCCTGGGGCCGCCTGGACGGACAGAGGGACACGGCCCTGatggctgggaaaggctgggaaggggctgggatggggctgggatggagctgggatggggctgggatggggctggaatggaggctgggatggaggctgggatggggctgggatggaggatgggatggaggctgggatggaggctgggatggaggctgggatggaggctgggatggggctgggatggaggctgggatggggctgggatggaggctgggatggaggctgggatggaggctgggatggggctgggatggaggctgggatggggctgggatggaggctgggatggaggctgggatggggctgggatggagggggtgggatggggctgggatggggctgggatggaggctgggatggaggatgggatggggctgggatggaggctgggatggaggctgggatggaggatgggatggggctgggatggaggctgggatggaggctgggatggggctgggatggaggc harbors:
- the CSPG5 gene encoding chondroitin sulfate proteoglycan 5 — its product is MAPRAPRAPRALALLLAIGGALASAWPPQNSSAGEGRAWEGSLESSPPKWDLASGDPPGAPSNSTSAGGAAAGPQLEPPGGGTATTEPSAVPEGCPGCAGEGEASAVPPRAVTWPGDGGTVPVALGSPEEPGSGDRPTPGSPPAPGGFGGLPAALPSPPGPQLATDSAESDLLLAAGGSAAPRTPVLGEPGPVAAAGGDSGGAPELWAAASSPAPAQGARGWTDLTWLQEPVTAATGPPKPPADRTGSEIIDVDYYDLFEGGEGLGGFPGGGRGAAGSARRREPEGAATPWALHELYDDFTPFDDADFYPTTSFYADGDDEDELEDEEEEEEEEDGGLEDENGYRPPASAAPAPRDPRPTGHRAAAPPPPPGLPGGGPTAWPRPGERGPPENGSECRSGYVRHNSSCRSLCDLVPSYCHNGGQCYLVESHGAFCRCNTQDYTWHKGTRCESIVTDFQVMCVAVGSAALVVLLLFMLTVFFAKKLYLLKTENSKLRKTKYRTPSELHNDNFSLSTIAEGSHPNDDPSAPHKLQDSLKSCLKDEEPFNIHNSTSPKHEGGKGEQDVGELNCLQNNLT